From Aristaeella lactis, the proteins below share one genomic window:
- the recA gene encoding recombinase RecA, protein MAPKKTAKPEKAPAAAGNSIQEEKLKALEHALADLDKQFGKGAVMKMGSDAVNRDIPVIPTGCLTLDYALGVGGIPRGRIVEIYGPESSGKTTVALHVVAEAQKAGGIAAFVDAEHALDPLYAKKLGVNIDELYVSQPDTGEQALEITEALVRSGALDVVVIDSVAALVPKAEIDGEMGDSFVGLQARLMSQALRKLTGVINKTGCVAVFINQLREKVGVMYGNPETTPGGRALKFYSSVRLDVRKGEALKNGSEIIGNHTKVKVVKNKVAPPFRVAEFDIIYGEGISKEGTLLDMAVEYGIITKSGAFFSYGDQRLAQGRDNARIYLREHPELTAEIDQKVRAILFAPKDITPDEAKAVEAQKQEEEDDLALLEEDI, encoded by the coding sequence ATGGCACCGAAGAAGACCGCTAAACCCGAAAAGGCTCCCGCCGCTGCCGGCAACAGCATTCAGGAAGAGAAGCTCAAAGCGCTGGAACATGCGCTGGCTGATCTGGATAAGCAGTTCGGCAAGGGCGCCGTGATGAAGATGGGTTCCGATGCCGTGAACCGCGACATTCCCGTTATTCCCACCGGCTGCCTGACGCTGGACTACGCCCTGGGCGTCGGCGGTATTCCCCGCGGCCGTATTGTTGAGATCTACGGTCCGGAATCTTCCGGTAAAACCACCGTTGCCCTGCACGTGGTGGCGGAGGCGCAGAAGGCCGGCGGCATTGCCGCGTTTGTGGATGCGGAGCATGCCCTGGATCCGCTGTACGCGAAGAAGCTGGGCGTCAATATTGATGAGCTCTACGTTTCCCAGCCGGATACCGGTGAGCAGGCCCTGGAGATCACTGAGGCGCTTGTGCGCAGCGGCGCGCTGGACGTGGTCGTGATCGACTCCGTGGCCGCGCTGGTGCCGAAGGCTGAGATCGACGGCGAAATGGGAGACTCCTTTGTGGGCCTGCAGGCCCGGCTGATGAGCCAGGCTCTCCGTAAGCTGACCGGCGTGATCAACAAGACCGGCTGCGTGGCGGTGTTCATCAACCAGCTGCGTGAAAAAGTTGGTGTTATGTACGGCAACCCGGAAACAACCCCCGGCGGCCGTGCGCTGAAGTTCTATTCCTCTGTCCGCCTGGATGTGCGTAAGGGAGAAGCCCTGAAGAACGGATCCGAGATCATCGGTAACCACACCAAGGTCAAGGTGGTCAAGAATAAAGTGGCTCCGCCCTTCCGCGTGGCCGAGTTCGATATCATCTACGGCGAAGGCATCAGCAAGGAAGGAACCCTGCTGGATATGGCTGTGGAATACGGCATCATCACCAAGAGCGGCGCCTTCTTCTCCTACGGGGATCAGCGCCTGGCCCAGGGCCGGGACAACGCCCGTATTTACCTGCGGGAGCATCCTGAACTGACCGCTGAGATCGATCAGAAGGTCCGCGCGATCCTCTTCGCGCCGAAGGACATCACGCCCGACGAGGCAAAGGCTGTCGAGGCCCAGAAGCAGGAGGAAGAAGACGATCTCGCCCTGCTGGAAGAAGATATCTGA
- a CDS encoding DNA-methyltransferase encodes MFEQVKAEREVFGNGGNLLVCGSVMKLPDEIRALAGKAQCVYVDPPFMTGEKFMRRRPYGEKGWKTGTPAPRYPAYDDLYTSEKQYLRLLRRVVSVAKLLLNETGVFYLHLDWRMAAPARLMCDREFGKTRFLNEIIWAYESGGRAKKYFSRKHDVILLYAKSKDYFFDLTRVPLPRGDGRRNHMARGRDEQGRLFSYITSNGKEYRYYDDEPVYPGDVWNDISHLQQRDPERTGYATQKPLKLLERLLLPVTNPGDLVVDLCCGSGTALEAAQKLDCRFAGLDLNPEAVAVALNRLKPEDLTVICPCGGKAELLAENEGNRFRMNGLEVSHPEFPVRTTPLDNLESWETGVIEDGIFVADQCFRRSFRYPELQQDLKTEKPVSAVMTTDAAGIRRAYEIK; translated from the coding sequence GTGTTTGAACAGGTAAAAGCGGAACGGGAAGTCTTCGGAAACGGCGGGAACCTGCTGGTCTGCGGCAGTGTGATGAAACTGCCGGACGAGATACGCGCGCTTGCTGGAAAGGCACAGTGCGTATATGTGGATCCGCCCTTCATGACCGGCGAGAAGTTTATGCGCCGCCGGCCTTACGGGGAGAAAGGCTGGAAAACCGGCACGCCGGCACCCCGCTATCCGGCCTATGATGACCTGTATACCAGCGAAAAGCAGTACCTGCGCCTGCTGCGCCGGGTCGTTTCCGTCGCGAAGCTGCTCCTGAACGAGACAGGGGTGTTCTATCTTCACCTGGACTGGCGCATGGCAGCTCCCGCGCGCCTGATGTGCGACCGGGAGTTCGGCAAGACCCGTTTCCTCAACGAGATCATTTGGGCTTATGAAAGCGGCGGCCGGGCGAAAAAGTATTTTTCCCGCAAGCACGATGTGATCCTGCTCTATGCCAAATCAAAAGACTACTTCTTTGACCTGACCCGGGTGCCGCTTCCCCGCGGGGACGGAAGGCGGAACCATATGGCCCGCGGCCGGGACGAGCAGGGAAGGCTTTTCTCCTATATCACCTCCAACGGCAAGGAATACCGGTATTATGATGATGAACCGGTCTATCCGGGAGACGTCTGGAACGATATCAGCCACCTGCAGCAGCGGGATCCGGAGCGTACCGGCTACGCGACCCAGAAACCGCTGAAGCTGCTGGAACGGCTGCTGCTGCCGGTCACTAATCCCGGGGATCTGGTGGTGGACCTGTGCTGCGGCAGCGGTACGGCACTGGAGGCAGCACAGAAACTGGACTGCCGGTTCGCAGGCCTGGACCTGAATCCGGAAGCGGTGGCGGTGGCGCTGAACCGGCTGAAGCCGGAGGATCTGACGGTGATCTGTCCCTGCGGCGGAAAGGCGGAGCTGCTGGCGGAGAATGAAGGAAACCGCTTCCGGATGAACGGACTGGAAGTATCCCATCCGGAATTCCCGGTCCGGACAACGCCCCTGGACAACCTGGAAAGCTGGGAAACCGGTGTGATCGAAGACGGGATCTTTGTGGCGGATCAGTGCTTCCGGCGCAGCTTCCGCTATCCGGAACTGCAGCAGGACCTGAAGACGGAAAAACCGGTATCCGCGGTCATGACCACAGACGCGGCGGGAATCCGCCGGGCTTATGAAATAAAATAA
- a CDS encoding MATE family efflux transporter, with protein sequence MFRKKREARGRIEVNMTEGPLLPRILAFSVPLILTGILQLLYNAADVIVVGNYAGHEALAAVSSTGSLINLLVNVFMGLGVGASVAVARNYGARDVRAMRKAEHTAMTLALFMGVGVGAFGFITARPLLQLMDSPPDVIDGAALYVRIYFLGMPANMLYNFGAAIMRAVGDTKRPMIYLMISGLVNVLLNLLLVIVFHMDVAGVAIATVASQVVSMVLVLLCLLRTRGEIQLNIGECRIDGKSLREILRIGLPAGLQGSLFSVSNVLIQSSVNSFGSLVVAGNGVASNIEGFVYTAMNAQHQADMTFASQNYGAGKADRVRKTMWCCLGIVTVIGLSMGLLILLFGAPLMSLYNSEEQVISYGMVRMGVIMPTYFLCGLMDVMVGQLRGIGYSIMPMIVSLTGACLLRIVWILTVFAGNHTLTVLYLSYPVSWFVTFGIHFLCYMFVARKRLDQLKPVPSAD encoded by the coding sequence ATGTTTCGAAAAAAACGGGAGGCACGCGGACGCATTGAAGTCAACATGACGGAAGGCCCGCTGCTTCCACGGATCCTTGCTTTTTCAGTACCGCTGATCCTTACGGGAATTCTTCAGCTTCTGTACAACGCGGCGGACGTGATCGTGGTGGGCAATTATGCCGGCCATGAGGCGCTGGCGGCTGTTTCCTCCACCGGCTCCCTGATTAACCTGCTGGTGAATGTGTTCATGGGCCTGGGTGTCGGGGCGAGCGTGGCGGTTGCCCGGAATTACGGTGCCCGGGACGTGCGGGCGATGCGCAAAGCGGAGCATACGGCCATGACACTGGCGCTGTTCATGGGCGTCGGCGTGGGAGCCTTCGGTTTCATAACGGCCCGGCCGCTTCTGCAGCTGATGGATTCCCCGCCGGACGTGATCGACGGGGCAGCGCTCTATGTGCGGATCTACTTTCTGGGCATGCCCGCCAACATGCTGTACAACTTCGGCGCGGCAATCATGCGTGCCGTCGGGGATACAAAGCGGCCTATGATCTACCTGATGATCTCCGGCCTGGTCAATGTGCTGCTGAACCTGCTGCTGGTGATTGTGTTCCATATGGATGTGGCCGGCGTAGCGATTGCGACTGTAGCCAGCCAGGTGGTCAGCATGGTGCTGGTGCTGCTGTGCCTTCTCCGTACCCGCGGCGAGATCCAGCTGAATATTGGAGAATGCCGGATCGACGGAAAAAGCCTGCGGGAGATCCTGCGTATCGGCCTTCCCGCCGGCCTGCAGGGAAGCCTTTTCTCTGTTTCCAACGTGCTGATCCAGTCCTCGGTCAATTCCTTCGGTTCCCTGGTGGTGGCCGGAAACGGTGTGGCGAGCAATATAGAGGGTTTTGTCTATACCGCCATGAATGCCCAGCACCAGGCGGATATGACTTTTGCCAGCCAGAACTACGGCGCCGGCAAGGCGGACCGGGTCCGGAAGACAATGTGGTGCTGCCTGGGGATCGTTACGGTGATCGGTCTGTCCATGGGCCTGCTGATCCTGCTGTTCGGCGCGCCGCTGATGAGCCTGTATAATTCTGAGGAACAGGTAATCTCCTACGGAATGGTTCGCATGGGGGTCATTATGCCCACCTATTTCCTCTGCGGCCTGATGGATGTTATGGTCGGCCAGCTGCGGGGCATCGGTTATTCCATCATGCCGATGATCGTTTCCCTGACCGGGGCCTGCCTCCTGCGGATCGTCTGGATCCTGACGGTTTTCGCCGGAAATCATACCCTGACCGTGCTTTACCTGTCCTATCCGGTATCATGGTTTGTAACCTTCGGGATTCATTTCCTTTGCTATATGTTTGTTGCCCGGAAACGCCTTGATCAGCTGAAGCCTGTTCCGTCCGCTGACTGA
- a CDS encoding metallophosphoesterase codes for MRREKNQYIFASELTKRNRSHHFRVAFLVFLPLLILILCVMSIAISRQVIVRDLKLTILNLPADLENYSILHISDLHGARFGKEQKAIATALGDTRYSCVVMTGDMLGEDRDVEPLLELIALMPRDVPKFLIAGDMDGDIVETTAHSSLSVYAQWVEEVQAQGVKVLDRPALITREKGRIWFVPEELYALNLDGMLNTYRDQWTNLNNRAASLTANDAARLRYLEYELQRLEDLKEIKKQIKPEDIQVVLTHTPLSSDYMADLVSWGNKEEAFSMRYASLILAGHYNGGQWRIPFAGALYVPELGWFPEDELVEGLSYIEGIPQYISPGMGSDPHYEHQPGRIFNSPVITRILLTRKVN; via the coding sequence TTGCGGCGGGAGAAGAACCAGTATATTTTTGCTTCGGAACTGACAAAAAGGAACCGGAGCCATCATTTCCGTGTCGCGTTCCTGGTTTTCCTGCCCCTCCTGATTCTGATTCTCTGTGTGATGAGCATTGCCATTTCCAGGCAGGTCATTGTCCGGGATCTGAAACTGACCATACTGAACCTGCCGGCAGATCTGGAAAACTACTCCATTCTTCATATCAGTGACCTTCATGGAGCCCGGTTCGGAAAGGAACAGAAGGCGATTGCCACGGCGCTGGGTGATACGCGGTATTCCTGCGTAGTGATGACCGGTGATATGCTGGGGGAAGACCGGGATGTGGAACCGCTGCTGGAGCTGATCGCCCTCATGCCGCGTGATGTGCCGAAGTTCCTGATCGCCGGGGATATGGACGGGGATATTGTTGAAACCACCGCCCACAGCAGCCTTTCCGTCTATGCTCAGTGGGTGGAGGAAGTACAGGCGCAGGGAGTGAAGGTTCTGGACCGCCCGGCGCTGATCACCCGGGAAAAAGGACGGATCTGGTTTGTGCCGGAAGAACTGTACGCGCTGAACCTGGACGGAATGCTGAATACTTACCGGGATCAGTGGACTAACCTGAACAACCGGGCAGCCTCCCTGACGGCGAATGACGCGGCCCGGCTTCGTTACCTGGAATATGAGCTCCAGAGGCTGGAAGACCTGAAAGAAATCAAAAAACAGATCAAACCTGAAGATATACAGGTGGTCCTGACCCACACGCCGCTCAGCAGCGATTATATGGCGGACCTTGTTTCCTGGGGAAACAAGGAAGAAGCGTTTTCCATGCGTTACGCGTCGCTGATCCTGGCTGGGCATTACAACGGCGGACAGTGGCGTATTCCCTTTGCCGGTGCTCTTTATGTCCCGGAACTGGGATGGTTCCCGGAGGATGAACTGGTGGAAGGCCTCAGCTATATCGAGGGAATCCCGCAGTATATCAGCCCGGGCATGGGGTCTGATCCCCACTATGAACATCAGCCCGGCAGGATCTTCAACAGTCCGGTGATCACCAGGATCCTGCTGACAAGAAAAGTGAACTGA
- a CDS encoding purine biosynthesis protein PurH: MKSILIRDTTREERAAIVAEAVGSLEGACDGCAPGIIRMYDEYIEGRMELREVNAAFRTGYVSGKEGPEKAGCDML; the protein is encoded by the coding sequence ATGAAAAGCATTCTGATCAGGGACACCACCCGGGAGGAACGGGCGGCCATCGTGGCGGAAGCTGTGGGCAGCCTGGAGGGCGCCTGTGACGGCTGCGCTCCCGGGATCATCCGGATGTATGATGAATACATCGAAGGACGGATGGAACTTCGGGAAGTTAACGCGGCTTTCCGAACCGGCTATGTTTCGGGAAAAGAAGGCCCGGAAAAGGCCGGATGCGATATGCTGTAA
- the pulA gene encoding type I pullulanase: protein MKRFGCILMALLMTLAFLCGPAAPLARAEEEYTLPREEGTRQVTFYWYGDDNEDYDTCDMWIWFPDADGHGYLFHPCEYGVKVVLNVPENVSKVGFIVRRNCSDPGGASWGNASKDYDGDRYAELTGDTTEVYLKPGDPDQYKSSDGGKTLYQERIMTLAGITDLDKIQYYLNPAVRIESLDQVKVTDQETGKALEVTALSSLNNEVVTGTITVGEELDLTKLYTVEVEGYGALTAVPTKVFDTEAFAERYLYDGDDLGAVTGENGTTFKVWAPTAGRVVLNLFEAGDGCDAYETLDMVRGEKGVWSAEAPCGAGTYYTYTVTTAAGEQEAVDPYARAVGVNGDRGMVIDLASTDPEGFAADTFVDSISAYNEAVIWEVHVRDFSNKLASSAYPGKYLAFTEHGLTNAAGEPAGIDYLTDLGITHVHLQPVYDYATVNEASEEPQFNWGYDPKNYNAPEGSYSTDPYHGEVRVKEFKQMVQALHESGLGVVMDVVYNHTYDGNSCLNRIVPYYYYRFDYMGDWSNGSGCGNETASDRAMFRKYMVDSVSYWAKEYHVDGFRFDLMALHDVQTMQEIEQAVHAINPKALLYGEGWTGGTTTLMEGKRASQANIKKVQASEGAAGGVAVFNDSIRDGLKGSVFNASEKGYISGNVSRERAYQVVFGLTGGVKNPMVSWSVPNDGVINYMACHDNHTLFDRLLASNGEYSLDDRLKMNRFGISIVMIGRGTPFFLAGEEILRTKGGDSNSYKSSDEVNNIRWDDLAPGSDAMAMRDFYRSLIAMRKANPFLTKGEIACEVLKDNAIEATWTEDGKVTAYAVINPGMDREVALPEGEWQVLILNEKIDPDGTETISGTVTAGGRTVLLVRAK, encoded by the coding sequence ATGAAGAGATTCGGATGTATATTGATGGCTTTGCTGATGACCCTGGCGTTCCTGTGCGGGCCGGCAGCGCCTTTGGCCCGCGCGGAGGAGGAATACACCCTGCCCCGGGAGGAGGGAACCCGCCAGGTGACCTTCTACTGGTACGGGGATGATAATGAGGATTACGACACCTGCGACATGTGGATCTGGTTCCCGGACGCGGACGGTCACGGCTATCTTTTCCATCCCTGTGAGTACGGGGTCAAGGTGGTCCTGAATGTTCCGGAAAACGTCAGCAAGGTGGGATTCATTGTCCGGAGAAACTGTTCTGATCCGGGCGGAGCAAGCTGGGGAAACGCCAGCAAGGATTATGACGGAGACCGCTATGCCGAGCTTACCGGGGACACCACGGAAGTCTACCTGAAGCCCGGCGATCCGGATCAGTACAAGAGCAGTGACGGCGGCAAAACGCTGTACCAGGAGAGGATTATGACACTGGCAGGCATCACGGACCTGGATAAGATCCAGTATTACCTGAATCCGGCTGTGCGGATCGAGTCCCTGGACCAGGTAAAGGTTACCGACCAGGAAACCGGAAAAGCGCTGGAGGTGACAGCCCTGTCCAGCCTGAACAACGAAGTGGTGACCGGTACCATTACCGTCGGGGAGGAACTGGACCTGACAAAACTGTATACCGTGGAAGTGGAAGGCTACGGCGCCCTGACCGCGGTACCCACAAAGGTGTTTGACACGGAAGCTTTCGCGGAACGGTATCTTTATGACGGGGATGACCTCGGCGCTGTGACCGGTGAAAACGGAACCACCTTCAAGGTGTGGGCTCCGACTGCCGGACGGGTGGTGCTGAACCTGTTTGAGGCCGGTGACGGCTGCGACGCTTATGAGACCCTGGACATGGTCCGGGGAGAGAAGGGCGTATGGAGCGCGGAAGCGCCCTGCGGCGCCGGAACCTATTACACCTACACGGTTACCACTGCTGCCGGTGAGCAGGAAGCGGTGGATCCCTATGCCCGCGCGGTCGGCGTGAACGGCGACAGGGGCATGGTCATTGACCTGGCGTCTACGGATCCGGAGGGCTTCGCGGCAGATACGTTTGTTGACAGCATCAGCGCCTATAACGAGGCGGTGATCTGGGAAGTGCATGTACGCGACTTCTCCAACAAGCTGGCTTCCTCCGCATATCCGGGCAAGTACCTGGCCTTTACCGAGCACGGCCTGACCAATGCCGCGGGAGAACCGGCGGGAATTGATTACCTGACGGACCTGGGAATCACCCATGTGCACCTGCAGCCGGTATATGACTATGCCACCGTGAATGAAGCGTCCGAAGAACCGCAGTTCAACTGGGGCTATGACCCGAAGAACTACAACGCGCCGGAAGGCAGTTATTCCACGGATCCGTATCACGGAGAAGTCCGTGTGAAGGAATTCAAGCAGATGGTGCAGGCGCTGCACGAAAGCGGGCTGGGCGTTGTGATGGATGTGGTATACAACCACACCTATGACGGCAATTCCTGCCTCAACCGGATCGTGCCGTACTATTACTACCGCTTTGATTATATGGGAGACTGGTCCAACGGTTCCGGCTGCGGAAACGAGACCGCTTCCGACAGGGCCATGTTCCGGAAGTACATGGTGGATTCCGTTTCCTACTGGGCGAAGGAATACCATGTGGACGGCTTCCGGTTTGACCTGATGGCGCTTCATGATGTCCAGACCATGCAGGAGATCGAGCAGGCGGTTCATGCCATCAATCCGAAGGCGCTGCTTTACGGCGAGGGCTGGACCGGCGGAACCACAACGCTGATGGAAGGCAAGCGGGCCAGCCAGGCGAACATTAAGAAGGTCCAGGCGTCCGAAGGGGCAGCCGGCGGTGTCGCCGTGTTCAACGACAGCATCCGGGACGGCCTGAAGGGCAGCGTTTTCAACGCGTCCGAAAAGGGCTACATCAGCGGAAACGTCAGCAGGGAAAGGGCTTACCAGGTGGTCTTCGGCCTGACCGGCGGCGTAAAGAACCCGATGGTTTCCTGGTCCGTGCCCAATGACGGCGTAATCAACTATATGGCCTGTCATGACAACCATACGCTGTTTGACCGGCTGCTGGCTTCCAATGGCGAGTATTCCCTGGATGACCGCCTGAAGATGAACCGGTTCGGCATCTCCATTGTGATGATCGGCAGGGGAACCCCCTTCTTCCTGGCCGGCGAGGAAATCCTGCGCACCAAGGGCGGGGATTCCAACAGCTATAAATCTTCGGATGAGGTCAACAACATTCGCTGGGATGACCTGGCACCCGGCAGCGACGCCATGGCTATGCGGGATTTCTACCGTTCCCTGATCGCAATGAGGAAGGCAAATCCGTTCCTGACAAAGGGTGAGATTGCCTGCGAGGTGCTGAAGGATAATGCCATTGAGGCCACCTGGACAGAGGATGGAAAGGTGACCGCATATGCGGTCATCAATCCCGGCATGGACAGGGAAGTGGCTTTGCCGGAGGGTGAATGGCAGGTGCTGATCCTGAACGAAAAGATTGATCCGGACGGAACAGAGACCATCAGCGGTACGGTGACCGCGGGCGGACGTACGGTGCTGCTGGTCCGGGCAAAGTAA
- a CDS encoding CapA family protein — MSTGKIRRGMAILAAALMLGTASASASGEWLTVSGGDAPEEYGFLVQEYTGTVRMTFLGDCTLGGEEKTRNAARGFIRTIEQNGFEYPFRNLSVLTAADDLTVANLEGVLSDRNLSKVKKTYNFIGSTAYTGILKAGSVECVTLANNHSHDYDTAGYQDTKAALEAEGVAYFGTDVPAVWRNEDGLMIGFLGVSGSVSGNRGKEYRKQAEYLRSIGCAAVITVMHAGTEYASEPDGYQNQIVNLALECGTDLVIGHHPHVVQGYEIRDGIPVVYSLGNCVFGGNTNPRDHDALAVVTELSFREGVLEGITLRFYPLSVSGEAGRNDYSPVFLDGADAERVLKKMEESTGVSPGAFDASEGAVVTVPVQ; from the coding sequence ATGAGTACAGGAAAGATACGGCGAGGGATGGCCATACTGGCTGCCGCGCTGATGCTCGGTACGGCGTCAGCTTCCGCGTCCGGGGAGTGGCTGACTGTTTCCGGCGGGGACGCGCCGGAGGAATACGGCTTCCTGGTCCAGGAATATACCGGAACAGTCCGGATGACCTTCCTGGGAGACTGTACCCTCGGCGGAGAGGAAAAGACCCGGAACGCGGCCAGGGGATTCATCCGGACCATTGAGCAGAACGGTTTTGAATACCCTTTCCGGAACCTGTCTGTGCTGACAGCCGCGGATGACCTGACCGTGGCAAACCTGGAGGGTGTGCTCTCAGACCGGAACCTGTCCAAAGTGAAGAAAACCTATAATTTCATCGGCTCCACGGCCTATACAGGGATCCTGAAGGCGGGTTCCGTGGAATGCGTGACCCTGGCAAACAACCATTCTCATGATTATGACACGGCCGGTTATCAGGATACGAAGGCGGCGCTGGAAGCGGAAGGCGTGGCGTATTTCGGGACGGACGTTCCGGCTGTCTGGCGGAATGAAGACGGGCTGATGATCGGATTCCTGGGCGTATCCGGTTCAGTATCGGGCAACCGGGGGAAAGAATACCGGAAACAGGCGGAATACCTGCGTTCCATCGGCTGTGCCGCGGTTATCACGGTCATGCATGCCGGTACGGAATATGCTTCCGAACCGGACGGCTACCAGAACCAGATCGTGAACCTGGCGCTGGAATGCGGAACGGACCTGGTGATCGGTCATCATCCCCATGTGGTGCAGGGCTATGAGATCCGGGACGGGATACCGGTTGTCTACAGCCTGGGCAACTGTGTGTTCGGAGGCAATACTAACCCGCGGGATCATGACGCGCTGGCTGTTGTCACGGAGCTGTCCTTCCGGGAGGGCGTCCTGGAGGGGATTACGCTGCGTTTTTATCCGCTTTCCGTTTCCGGGGAGGCCGGGAGGAATGACTATTCCCCGGTGTTCCTGGACGGCGCGGACGCGGAGCGGGTGCTGAAAAAGATGGAGGAATCCACCGGGGTTTCTCCCGGCGCCTTTGATGCTTCCGAAGGGGCGGTTGTGACCGTTCCTGTACAGTAA
- a CDS encoding histidine phosphatase family protein: MRIVFVRHGEPDYTHDCLTEQGKLQALAAAERLREEGIEEIFSSPLGRAAETAAATAELLKLPVKTLDYMRELHWGSTDGTPLPSDGHPWDLADLLAGDGWDLTNPGWREHPYFRNNRVTENVDMVAQRTDEWLLSLGYERNGAFYRCVRPDDRQKTVALFSHGGSSAAAMGHILNLPFPYACGLFHLEFTGITIIRLDRNPGQQRLPCLELANDGRHINGTRYHRLADM; the protein is encoded by the coding sequence ATGAGAATTGTTTTTGTTCGTCACGGGGAACCGGATTACACGCATGACTGCCTGACGGAGCAGGGAAAGCTGCAGGCGCTGGCGGCGGCTGAACGCCTGCGGGAGGAAGGAATAGAGGAGATCTTTTCATCGCCCCTGGGCCGGGCGGCTGAAACAGCGGCAGCGACAGCTGAGCTGCTGAAGCTTCCTGTGAAAACGCTGGATTATATGCGGGAACTGCATTGGGGAAGCACCGACGGCACACCGCTTCCGTCAGACGGCCATCCCTGGGACCTGGCGGACCTGCTGGCGGGGGATGGCTGGGACCTGACCAATCCGGGCTGGCGGGAGCATCCGTATTTCAGGAACAACCGGGTTACGGAAAACGTGGATATGGTAGCTCAAAGGACGGATGAATGGCTGCTTTCCCTCGGCTATGAGCGCAATGGCGCTTTTTACCGGTGTGTCCGGCCGGATGACCGGCAGAAAACGGTGGCGCTGTTCAGCCACGGCGGATCTTCCGCGGCAGCGATGGGGCATATCCTGAACCTGCCGTTCCCCTACGCCTGCGGGCTGTTCCATCTGGAGTTCACGGGGATCACCATTATCCGGCTGGACCGGAATCCGGGGCAGCAGCGCCTGCCCTGCCTGGAGCTGGCCAATGACGGCCGCCATATCAACGGTACCCGTTATCACCGGCTGGCTGACATGTAA
- a CDS encoding O-acetyl-ADP-ribose deacetylase, producing the protein MPFKLIRNDITKMNTDAIVNAANRSLLGGGGVDGAIHRAAGPELLEECRTLGGCETGEAKITKGYRLPARYVIHTVGPIWHGGQEGERELLSACYRNSMELAVQNGCESIAFPMISAGAYGYPSDKAMAVAVETITGFLMDHDLMVYLVVFGHDSLMTGKKLFSDVQEYIDDVYAEQRLRDRRNRIRERRREEEINMPEPDLQSAAPVYHDSICVAPMEAGSACEAMPAPQSAPDWERILKQTDKGFSETLLDLIDERGMTDAQCYKKANIDRKLFSKIRTNTEYRPSKTTVFAFAVALELSLPETKKLLNKAGFSLTHTSKTDIILEYFITHRNYNIFEINEVLFDQDQPLLGSGMG; encoded by the coding sequence ATGCCTTTTAAACTGATCCGGAATGACATCACCAAAATGAATACGGACGCCATCGTGAACGCGGCCAACCGCTCCCTGCTGGGCGGCGGAGGAGTTGACGGCGCCATTCACCGTGCCGCCGGCCCGGAACTGCTGGAAGAATGCCGCACCCTGGGCGGCTGTGAGACCGGGGAGGCAAAGATCACCAAAGGCTACCGGCTTCCTGCCCGGTATGTGATCCATACCGTCGGTCCCATCTGGCACGGGGGACAGGAGGGCGAAAGGGAACTGCTCTCCGCCTGCTATCGGAATTCCATGGAGCTGGCAGTCCAAAACGGCTGTGAAAGCATCGCCTTCCCCATGATCTCCGCCGGCGCCTACGGCTATCCGTCGGACAAAGCCATGGCTGTGGCCGTGGAAACGATCACCGGTTTTCTGATGGATCATGACCTGATGGTCTATCTCGTGGTTTTCGGGCATGATTCCCTGATGACCGGCAAAAAACTGTTCAGCGACGTGCAGGAATATATTGACGACGTTTACGCGGAACAGCGGCTGCGGGACAGGCGGAACAGGATCCGGGAACGCCGGCGGGAAGAAGAAATAAACATGCCGGAGCCGGACCTTCAGTCCGCCGCGCCGGTTTATCATGATTCCATCTGCGTCGCGCCGATGGAAGCCGGTTCGGCCTGTGAAGCAATGCCTGCTCCGCAGTCCGCGCCGGACTGGGAGCGCATCCTGAAGCAGACGGACAAGGGCTTTTCCGAAACCCTGCTGGATCTGATCGATGAACGGGGAATGACGGATGCCCAGTGCTACAAAAAAGCCAACATCGACCGGAAGCTGTTCAGCAAGATCCGCACCAATACGGAATACAGGCCCAGCAAAACCACCGTGTTCGCCTTCGCTGTCGCACTGGAGCTTTCCCTTCCGGAAACAAAAAAGCTTCTGAACAAAGCCGGTTTTTCCCTGACCCACACCAGCAAAACCGATATTATCCTGGAATACTTTATCACCCACAGGAACTACAACATCTTCGAGATCAACGAAGTTCTGTTTGATCAGGATCAGCCCCTCCTGGGCTCCGGCATGGGCTGA